In one window of Geotrypetes seraphini chromosome 3, aGeoSer1.1, whole genome shotgun sequence DNA:
- the SLC35D3 gene encoding solute carrier family 35 member D3: MRWCRGRLLGVSVAVAHGLFSGSLNILLKFLISRYHFTFLTLVQCLTSATAALSLELLRRGGRVAVPAFGLPLARLFAGVTALSTLQSSLTLWSLRGLSLPMYVVFKRCLPLVTLLIGALALRDSRPSLGVQLAVLITTCGAALAGAGDLTGDPVGYVTGALAVLVHAAYLVLIQKTSAENDHGPLTAQYAIAVSAVPFLIIFSFASLDSINAWSSPCWKDPAMVCTFIACIVIGCAMNFTTLHCTYINSAVTTSFVGVVKSIATITVGMVAFNDVEPTSLFIAGVVVNTLGSIIYCVAKYLDTRKQSKYEDLEKETRGEEEEEHTEGQPPFVMEEMSQEKGTKGVDLAESANGDRQLGGEKKKDTVGEVLASNGQVDSSSDQPTKSLLKDAYLGVWRMVRGVKYVEKDRLIENEELPSP, encoded by the exons ATGCGCTGGTGCCGGGGTCGGCTGCTGGGCGTCTCGGTGGCCGTGGCCCACGGGCTCTTCTCGGGCTCGCTCAACATCCTGCTCAAGTTCCTCATCAGCCGCTACCACTTCACGTTCCTGACGCTGGTGCAGTGCCTGACGAGCGCCACGGCGGCGCTGAGCCTGGAGCTGCTGCGGCGCGGGGGCCGGGTGGCCGTGCCCGCCTTCGGGCTGCCCCTGGCGCGCCTCTTCGCCGGCGTCACCGCGCTGTCCACGCTGCAGTCCAGCCTGACCCTCTGGTCCCTGCGCGGCCTCAGCCTGCCCATGTACGTGGTGTTCAAGCGCTGCCTGCCCCTGGTCACGCTGCTGATCGGGGCGCTGGCGCTGCGCGACAGCCGCCCCTCCCTCGGGGTGCAGCTGGCCGTGCTCATCACCACCTGCGGGGCCGCCCTGGCAG GAGCTGGTGACCTGACTGGTGATCCCGTAGGATATGTGACAGGAGCACTGGCAGTTCTAGTTCACGCTGCATACTTGGTACTTATTCAAAAGACCAGCGCAGAGAACGATCATGGCCCCCTCACAGCCCAGTACGCCATTGCTGTTTCTGCTGTGCCTTTCCTCATCATCTTCTCTTTCGCCAGTCTGGATTCCATCAACGCTTGGTCTTCTCCTTGCTGGAAAGACCCGGCCATGGTGTGCACATTTATTGCGTGTATTGTGATAGGTTGCGCCATGaattttactaccctccactgCACGTACATTAACTCAGCGGTGACTACCAGTTTTGTTGGCGTGGTGAAGAGCATTGCTACCATCACAGTAGGCATGGTGGCATTCAATGATGTGGAACCCACGTCACTTTTCATTGCAGGCGTAGTGGTTAATACCTTGGGTTCTATCATTTACTGTGTGGCCAAGTACCTTGACACTAGAAAGCAGAGCAAGTACGAGGACCTGGAGAAAGAAACCAGgggggaagaagaagaagagcatactgaaggcCAGCCACCATTTGTAATGGAGGAGATGTCCCAGGAGAAAGGGACAAAGGGGGTAGACCTGGCTGAGTCAGCAAATGGGGACAGACAGTTgggtggagaaaaaaagaaagacacggTGGGTGAAGTATTGGCATCCAATGGCCAAGTGGACTCCAGCTCTGATCAACCTACAAAGAGTTTATTAAAGGATGCCTACCTTGGAGTATGGAGGATGGTTAGGGGTGTTAAGTATGTGGAAAAAGATCGTTTGATAGAAAATGAAGAATTGCCATCTCCTTGA